A single Lolium perenne isolate Kyuss_39 chromosome 6, Kyuss_2.0, whole genome shotgun sequence DNA region contains:
- the LOC127307816 gene encoding 3'-5' exonuclease-like: protein MATSITANFGDGNYMVAFDEDDIFTTYTASGDTVNNWLSLIYRIHRRRLDRLIVGLDVEWRPSFTRGVPRGRVALLQICVGRRCLVFQILRADYIPDTLHDFLEDDRFTFVGVGIHGDVGKLRHEYGLEVGSWQDLRYLAAEKLGKPALQSAGLQTLVWEVMDVWPEKPHHVRVSDWDAPRLTAEQLMYACADAFMSFEVGRRLYDDDY from the coding sequence ATGGCGACTTCCATCACCGCGAACTTCGGCGACGGCAACTACATGGTGGCGTTCGACGAGGACGACATCTTCACGACCTACACGGCGTCCGGGGACACCGTCAACAACTGGCTCAGCCTCATCTACCgcatccaccgccgccgcctcgacCGCCTCATCGTCGGCCTTGACGTGGAGTGGCGGCCCTCCTTCACGCGCGGCGTCCCCCGTGGCCGCGTCGCGCTGCTGCAGATCTGCGTCGGCCGCCGCTGCCTCGTCTTCCAGATCCTCCGCGCCGACTACATACCGGACACCCTCCACGACTTCCTGGAGGACGACCGGTTCACCTTCGTCGGCGTCGGGATCCACGGCGACGTGGGCAAGCTGAGGCACGAGTACGGCCTTGAGGTGGGGAGCTGGCAGGACCTGCGGTACCTCGCGGCGGAGAAGCTGGGGAAGCCGGCGCTGCAGAGCGCCGGGCTGCAGACCCTGGTGTGGGAGGTGATGGACGTCTGGCCGGAGAAGCCGCACCACGTGCGCGTTAGTGACTGGGACGCGCCGCGGCTGACGGCGGAGCAGCTGATGTACGCGTGCGCCGACGCTTTCATGTCGTTCGAGGTCGGCCGGAGGCTCTACGATGACGACTACTAG